A genome region from Chryseobacterium sp. G0186 includes the following:
- a CDS encoding glycoside hydrolase family 97 protein — protein MKKITVGALLLSMMLGVKAQSLKSPDGKFEMNFQLKDGVPFYNLKYNGAVVVEDSKLGLRLFKDTAIKFASAIAKAEDAKFDLNNGFAKVDEKRDSKNETWQPVLGEKKNYINHYNELALTLNQASTDRSIVVKFRLFNDGLGFRYEFPQQKNLNYFVIREEDSEIDFPTDMKAWWLVADYDSQEYQYQESKVSEIPAKWDQAFDANASQSLVKNAVQSPLMLKKEGKEPLYINVAEAAVLDYPASHLEVDAQNFKFKTHLTADRQGAKGYIQTPSVTPWRTIIVAPKAEEVMDSKMIFNLNEPTKYTDTSYIHPTKYMGVWWEMIIGKSQWAYSTAENVHLDTTDFTKLTPNGKHAANNTKVKEYIDFAAENGFQGLLIEGWNIGWEDWFGHSKEFVFDFITPYPDFDIKMLNEYAHSKGIKLIMHHETSGSATNYERWADKAFQTMNKYGYDAVKTGYVGDIIPRGEHHYSQWTINHYYRIAEKANDYKIMINSHESVRPTGESRTYPNYISAEAARGTEYEAFGGNKPDHQTVLPFTRWMGGSMDYTPGIFQTKLDYYFPGDKRFVKTTLAKQLALYVTMYMPLQMAADLPENYKKHMDAFQFIKDVAADWDDTKILSAEPGDYVITARKAKGTENWFVGGITDENKRDYTVDFSFLDKGKKYEATIYEDGKDADYIDNPQSYNIYKKQITSKSKINFKMVRSGGFAISIKPVK, from the coding sequence ATGAAGAAAATTACAGTTGGAGCCCTTTTGCTCTCAATGATGTTAGGTGTGAAAGCACAATCTTTAAAATCGCCGGATGGTAAGTTTGAAATGAACTTTCAATTGAAAGATGGAGTTCCTTTCTATAATCTGAAATACAATGGTGCGGTGGTAGTTGAAGATTCTAAATTGGGACTGAGATTATTTAAAGACACAGCCATAAAATTTGCTTCCGCAATCGCAAAGGCGGAAGATGCAAAATTCGATTTGAATAACGGTTTTGCAAAGGTAGATGAAAAAAGAGACTCCAAAAATGAAACCTGGCAACCGGTTCTTGGAGAAAAGAAAAATTATATCAATCACTATAATGAATTGGCACTTACGCTGAATCAGGCTTCTACAGACAGAAGTATTGTAGTGAAATTCAGATTGTTCAATGATGGCCTTGGATTCAGATATGAATTTCCACAGCAGAAGAATCTTAATTATTTTGTCATCAGAGAAGAAGATTCTGAGATTGATTTCCCTACAGATATGAAAGCATGGTGGTTGGTAGCAGACTACGATTCTCAGGAATATCAGTATCAGGAATCAAAAGTTTCTGAAATTCCTGCAAAATGGGATCAGGCATTTGATGCCAACGCGTCTCAGTCTTTAGTGAAAAATGCAGTTCAGTCTCCTTTAATGCTTAAAAAAGAAGGGAAAGAACCTTTATACATTAATGTTGCAGAAGCTGCAGTATTAGATTATCCGGCTTCACATTTGGAAGTAGATGCACAGAACTTTAAGTTTAAAACGCATTTAACAGCGGACAGACAGGGAGCAAAAGGATATATTCAGACTCCGTCAGTAACCCCTTGGAGAACCATTATTGTGGCTCCAAAAGCAGAAGAGGTAATGGATTCTAAAATGATCTTTAACCTTAACGAGCCTACAAAATATACCGATACCTCTTACATTCACCCTACAAAATATATGGGAGTTTGGTGGGAAATGATCATCGGAAAATCACAGTGGGCTTACTCTACAGCAGAGAACGTTCATTTAGATACAACAGACTTTACAAAGCTTACTCCAAACGGAAAACATGCTGCCAACAATACAAAAGTTAAAGAATATATCGACTTTGCTGCAGAAAACGGATTCCAGGGCTTGTTGATCGAAGGTTGGAATATCGGTTGGGAAGACTGGTTCGGACATTCCAAGGAATTTGTTTTTGACTTCATTACTCCTTATCCGGATTTTGACATCAAAATGTTAAATGAATATGCACATTCAAAAGGAATTAAGCTCATCATGCACCACGAAACTTCAGGGTCCGCAACGAACTATGAAAGATGGGCTGACAAAGCTTTCCAGACAATGAACAAATATGGGTATGACGCTGTGAAGACAGGATATGTAGGAGATATCATTCCAAGAGGAGAGCATCATTATTCCCAATGGACAATCAATCATTATTATAGAATTGCTGAAAAAGCAAACGACTATAAAATCATGATTAACTCTCACGAATCTGTGCGTCCTACAGGAGAAAGCCGTACCTATCCGAACTATATTTCTGCAGAAGCAGCCCGTGGAACAGAATACGAAGCTTTCGGAGGAAATAAGCCGGACCATCAGACCGTACTGCCATTTACAAGATGGATGGGAGGTTCAATGGATTATACACCGGGAATTTTCCAAACCAAGCTAGACTATTATTTCCCTGGAGATAAGCGTTTTGTGAAAACAACCTTGGCGAAGCAGCTTGCATTATATGTAACCATGTATATGCCACTTCAGATGGCAGCAGACCTTCCTGAAAACTACAAGAAGCACATGGATGCATTCCAGTTTATCAAGGATGTAGCAGCAGATTGGGATGATACAAAGATCCTATCTGCAGAACCGGGTGATTATGTGATCACGGCGAGAAAGGCAAAAGGAACTGAGAATTGGTTTGTAGGAGGGATTACCGATGAGAACAAACGAGATTATACCGTAGATTTCTCATTCCTGGATAAAGGAAAGAAATATGAAGCAACGATCTATGAAGATGGAAAAGATGCCGATTATATCGATAACCCTCAAAGCTATAATATCTACAAAAAACAGATTACAAGCAAGTCAAAAATTAATTTCAAAATGGTAAGAAGTGGCGGATTCGCAATCTCTATCAAACCGGTAAAATAA
- a CDS encoding sterol desaturase family protein encodes MFDFSKIFESDGPDIVYTWTIPVFAAIIFIEMAYSHFNKEKLYETKDVATNVLFALLNYSLDIIMKGFSMFVMMFFYYHRIFDWEVGIWYWIAVFLAQDFAYYVHHYVDHHSRVFWAVHITHHNSDYFNITTGFRSPVFQPLYRYLFFSPLAFMGFHPLHVMVAYSSIQIYGTFVHTQSIKSMGFLEYILVTPSHHRVHHACNIKYLDRNMGMGLIIWDKIFGTFEKEDPEVPVKYGIYPKMKSKDPATVLFYEWRRIGKDLRQPGLSLKNRIQYLFNSPGWRHDGTGKTVRQYQKEYNEKKKKEASVITEVATPEPRYEYSDK; translated from the coding sequence ATGTTTGATTTTAGTAAAATCTTTGAAAGCGATGGGCCGGATATTGTATATACCTGGACTATTCCTGTATTTGCGGCTATCATTTTTATAGAGATGGCTTATAGTCATTTTAATAAAGAGAAGCTTTACGAAACCAAAGATGTGGCTACGAATGTTCTTTTTGCTCTCTTAAATTACAGCCTGGATATTATCATGAAGGGATTTTCCATGTTTGTGATGATGTTCTTTTATTATCATCGTATTTTCGACTGGGAGGTTGGGATATGGTATTGGATTGCAGTGTTCCTCGCCCAAGACTTTGCGTATTATGTTCATCATTATGTAGACCACCATTCCCGTGTTTTCTGGGCGGTGCATATTACCCATCACAATTCTGATTATTTCAATATTACTACAGGTTTCAGAAGCCCTGTATTTCAGCCATTGTACAGGTATCTGTTTTTTTCTCCCTTAGCATTTATGGGCTTCCATCCTTTACATGTGATGGTAGCTTATTCTTCCATACAGATTTATGGTACATTTGTACACACTCAATCTATTAAAAGCATGGGATTCCTGGAATATATTCTGGTAACTCCTTCGCATCACCGTGTACACCATGCCTGCAACATCAAATATCTGGACCGCAATATGGGAATGGGATTGATTATCTGGGATAAAATCTTTGGAACATTTGAAAAAGAAGACCCTGAAGTTCCCGTTAAATATGGAATATACCCAAAAATGAAATCTAAAGATCCGGCAACAGTCCTGTTTTATGAATGGCGAAGAATAGGAAAAGATCTCAGACAGCCGGGACTCTCTTTGAAGAATAGAATTCAATACCTTTTTAACTCTCCGGGATGGAGGCATGATGGCACCGGAAAAACGGTAAGACAGTATCAAAAGGAATACAATGAAAAGAAGAAAAAAGAAGCTTCAGTAATAACAGAAGTGGCTACTCCTGAACCAAGATATGAATATTCAGATAAATAA
- a CDS encoding SusE domain-containing protein — MKNFFKIFIALVLGVFVISCEKDEDQAVLGEGTNPSLTADVKVLVLDKDHENDKAVKFDWVNPKFNIQVAFNNALEIAKAGTSFQNAKSVDVVAKDLTVTYTIRDFNKMMLDAGILPGTTSQIEIRLRSKVGDITLYSSPVAITVTPYLTEFPSFYLVGEASAVGWNASSAQLLYKKDNLSTIYTYLETGKAFRFLGQQDWNPINYSLDAAGIKTENKYFKTWSPNLAASPAENIQFNGPTGMYKIVIDADATQKSIAVTPSPINNWNPANLYIVGTVNGWDSGTAIPMSSLGNGKFEYTTALPAASEFKFLGQQSWGDLDWGNITTDGNTGYIGPKGSNGNIKFDGTGGSYKITVDVKLGIYTIKPL; from the coding sequence ATGAAAAATTTCTTTAAAATATTTATAGCTCTCGTTCTAGGAGTTTTTGTTATATCTTGTGAAAAAGATGAAGATCAGGCAGTTTTAGGAGAAGGTACTAATCCTTCCTTAACAGCTGATGTAAAAGTACTGGTGCTAGACAAAGATCATGAGAATGATAAAGCCGTAAAATTTGATTGGGTAAACCCTAAATTTAATATTCAGGTTGCTTTTAATAACGCACTCGAAATTGCTAAAGCAGGTACAAGCTTTCAAAATGCAAAAAGTGTGGATGTAGTGGCTAAAGATCTGACGGTAACATATACCATTCGTGATTTTAATAAAATGATGCTAGATGCCGGAATCTTACCTGGTACAACTAGTCAAATTGAAATCAGATTAAGATCAAAAGTAGGAGATATAACACTATATTCTAGCCCTGTTGCTATTACTGTAACACCTTATTTGACAGAGTTTCCTTCTTTTTATCTTGTAGGGGAAGCTTCTGCTGTAGGTTGGAATGCATCAAGTGCACAGCTTCTTTATAAAAAAGACAACCTTTCTACGATATATACTTATTTGGAAACTGGAAAAGCATTTAGATTTTTAGGACAGCAGGACTGGAACCCTATAAACTACAGTTTAGATGCAGCCGGAATAAAGACAGAGAATAAATATTTCAAAACCTGGTCTCCTAACCTGGCAGCATCACCAGCTGAAAACATTCAGTTCAATGGACCTACAGGAATGTATAAAATTGTTATTGATGCAGATGCTACACAAAAATCAATTGCCGTTACCCCATCACCAATTAATAACTGGAATCCTGCTAACTTATATATTGTAGGGACTGTTAATGGTTGGGATTCAGGTACAGCCATTCCAATGAGTAGTTTGGGAAATGGAAAATTTGAATATACAACTGCTCTTCCTGCAGCTTCAGAATTTAAATTTTTAGGACAGCAGAGCTGGGGAGATTTAGATTGGGGAAATATAACAACCGATGGAAACACAGGGTATATTGGTCCTAAAGGAAGTAATGGAAATATCAAATTTGATGGTACAGGCGGAAGCTATAAAATTACTGTAGATGTAAAATTAGGAATCTACACCATAAAGCCATTATAA
- the metG gene encoding methionine--tRNA ligase, whose product MSNRKMITAALPYANGPVHIGHLAGVYIPADVYARFQRRLGKDVAFICGSDEHGIPITIRAKKEGVTPQDIVDKYHGIIKKSFSDLGISFDEYSRTTSKNHYETSQDFFKVLYEKGKFTEEISEQYFDEQAGEFLADRYIVGTCPNCGNENAYGDQCEKCGSTLSPSELINPKSMLSGNVPILKETKNWYLPLNDYEDFLNEWIIEGHKDDWKPNVYGQVKSWLNDGLKPRAMTRDLNWGVPVPLPNAEGKVLYVWFDAPIGYISFTKEWAEKNGKDWKDYWQSENSDLVHFIGKDNIVFHCIIFPAMMKAHGDYIMPKNVPAFEFLNLENDKISTSRNWAVWAHEYVEEFPGQQDVLRYALLSSAPETKDNNFTWKDFQTKNNSELVGIFGNFINRVAVLIHKYYNGVIPQGDVNSPELQEINKAAKEISGFLDNYEFRNALSALMNLARFGNQYLQTEEPWKTIKDNPEKAAQTLFVGAQIAVALAQLCEPFMPFSSEKLLNMFNVEKKSWNDVENQSVLIETGHKINEASLLFSKIEDNVIEAQIQKLEDTKQNNKKTNPNANPMKEEITFDDFTKIDLRTATILEAEKVEKADKLLKFKVDTGVDIRTVVSGVAESFTPEELIGKQVMILLNLAPRKIRGIESQGMFLLTTKPDGKLSFVTPDDNNIENGIEIK is encoded by the coding sequence ATGTCAAACAGAAAGATGATTACGGCAGCTTTGCCTTATGCAAACGGGCCGGTTCATATAGGACATTTGGCAGGTGTTTATATTCCTGCGGATGTTTACGCAAGATTTCAGAGAAGATTAGGAAAAGATGTAGCGTTTATCTGTGGTTCAGATGAGCACGGTATTCCTATTACCATAAGAGCTAAGAAAGAGGGAGTTACTCCTCAGGATATCGTTGACAAATATCATGGGATTATTAAAAAATCTTTTTCAGATCTGGGAATCTCATTCGATGAATATTCAAGAACAACTTCTAAGAATCATTATGAGACCAGCCAGGACTTCTTCAAGGTTTTATATGAAAAAGGAAAATTTACCGAAGAAATTTCTGAGCAGTATTTTGATGAACAGGCTGGGGAATTCCTTGCAGACCGATATATTGTAGGAACCTGTCCAAATTGTGGCAATGAAAATGCTTATGGTGACCAGTGTGAGAAATGTGGTTCTACCCTTTCTCCATCAGAACTGATTAACCCGAAATCAATGCTAAGTGGAAATGTTCCTATTCTTAAGGAAACAAAGAACTGGTATCTTCCATTGAATGATTATGAAGACTTCTTAAATGAGTGGATTATTGAGGGACATAAAGATGACTGGAAACCGAATGTTTACGGACAGGTAAAATCCTGGCTGAACGATGGCCTGAAGCCTCGTGCCATGACAAGAGATTTGAACTGGGGAGTTCCGGTTCCGCTTCCAAATGCAGAAGGAAAGGTACTTTACGTTTGGTTTGATGCTCCTATCGGATATATTTCCTTTACAAAAGAATGGGCAGAGAAAAACGGAAAAGACTGGAAAGATTACTGGCAAAGTGAAAACAGTGACCTGGTACACTTTATCGGTAAGGATAATATTGTATTCCACTGTATTATCTTCCCGGCTATGATGAAAGCACATGGAGACTATATCATGCCTAAAAATGTCCCTGCTTTTGAATTCCTGAACCTTGAGAATGATAAAATCTCAACGTCAAGAAACTGGGCAGTCTGGGCACACGAATATGTGGAAGAATTCCCGGGTCAGCAGGATGTTTTAAGATATGCACTTCTTTCATCAGCTCCTGAAACCAAGGATAATAACTTCACATGGAAAGACTTCCAGACGAAGAACAATTCTGAGTTGGTAGGAATCTTCGGAAACTTTATCAATAGAGTTGCTGTATTGATCCATAAATATTACAACGGTGTTATTCCTCAGGGAGATGTAAACAGTCCGGAGTTACAGGAAATCAACAAAGCAGCAAAAGAAATTTCAGGATTCCTAGACAACTATGAATTCAGAAATGCCTTATCTGCATTAATGAACCTTGCAAGATTTGGAAATCAATATCTTCAAACGGAAGAGCCTTGGAAAACCATTAAGGACAATCCTGAAAAGGCTGCACAGACTTTATTCGTAGGAGCACAAATTGCTGTGGCCTTGGCTCAGCTGTGTGAACCATTCATGCCTTTCAGCTCTGAAAAGCTATTGAACATGTTCAATGTTGAGAAGAAAAGCTGGAATGATGTTGAAAATCAATCTGTATTAATTGAAACAGGTCACAAAATCAATGAAGCCTCTCTTCTTTTCTCAAAAATTGAAGACAATGTGATTGAAGCTCAAATCCAGAAGCTAGAAGACACTAAACAAAACAATAAAAAAACAAACCCTAACGCAAACCCTATGAAAGAAGAGATCACTTTTGATGATTTTACTAAAATAGACCTTAGAACAGCAACTATTCTGGAAGCTGAGAAAGTAGAAAAAGCAGACAAATTACTAAAATTTAAGGTAGATACAGGTGTAGATATAAGAACTGTAGTATCAGGAGTTGCTGAGAGCTTTACTCCCGAAGAACTTATTGGAAAGCAGGTGATGATCTTACTAAACCTTGCTCCAAGAAAAATCAGAGGAATTGAATCTCAGGGAATGTTTCTTTTAACGACTAAACCAGACGGAAAATTATCTTTTGTAACACCGGATGATAATAATATTGAGAACGGTATTGAGATTAAATAA
- a CDS encoding RagB/SusD family nutrient uptake outer membrane protein, with protein sequence MKFNKIKIFKLRNLAIAGIFLFSTSSCLNDLDVKVNDDELYTSEQFYANPASYKQFLAKIYAGLAVTGQKAGNGDSDLGAEDDGGPNEGFSQYLRGYWQLQELTTDEALIAWGESDNPTIKDLNFNTWNADNIFNEAFFARVFFQIGLVNEYLRETTDEKLASRGVAEDLKGQIKTFRAEARFLRALSFYHAIDIYGKMPFITENDPLGTKPVMQSREFMFNYVISELNAIEGEIPAPRMNEYGRVDKAAVWMLKAKLYLNAKVYTGTDKSTEALAEVEKVIGSTYKVAQIPFANLFKADNNSNGAQEEIIFPIAFDGIRTRTYGGTTFLVHANCTNEVGVNLGIDFGWQGYRVRQEFMESVGNTDPRVMKVTGNTDPASISDYLKFEQGTKLIKFSNKTSTGSNGSDANFVDADFPLFRMADAYLMYAELAVVNGKGSIGSALNYINILRTRAGAPVVLQSALTPDFILNERGRELYWEGYRRQDLIRFGKFVSGYTWQWKGGSMNGSDLTGNKLLFPIPNKYLNLNSNLSQNPGY encoded by the coding sequence ATGAAATTTAATAAGATAAAAATATTCAAATTAAGAAATTTAGCCATTGCGGGTATTTTTCTTTTCAGTACATCATCATGTTTAAATGATCTAGATGTTAAAGTGAATGATGATGAATTGTATACATCAGAGCAGTTTTATGCTAATCCAGCTTCTTATAAGCAATTTTTGGCAAAAATATATGCAGGACTTGCAGTAACAGGACAAAAAGCCGGAAATGGAGATTCTGACCTTGGTGCTGAAGATGATGGAGGTCCAAATGAGGGTTTTTCGCAATACCTTAGAGGATATTGGCAGCTACAGGAGCTTACTACAGATGAAGCTCTTATTGCGTGGGGAGAAAGTGATAATCCTACAATTAAAGATTTGAATTTCAATACATGGAATGCAGATAATATTTTTAACGAAGCTTTTTTTGCAAGAGTGTTCTTTCAGATAGGATTGGTTAACGAATATTTGAGAGAAACAACCGATGAAAAACTTGCTTCAAGAGGAGTAGCAGAAGATTTAAAAGGCCAGATTAAAACTTTTAGGGCGGAAGCCAGATTTTTAAGAGCTCTATCTTTTTATCATGCTATTGATATTTATGGGAAAATGCCATTTATTACAGAAAATGATCCTTTAGGAACAAAGCCTGTAATGCAATCCAGAGAATTTATGTTCAATTATGTGATTAGTGAGCTAAATGCTATTGAAGGAGAAATACCTGCTCCTAGAATGAATGAATATGGAAGAGTTGATAAAGCGGCAGTATGGATGCTAAAAGCAAAACTCTACCTTAACGCTAAAGTATATACAGGTACCGATAAAAGTACTGAAGCACTTGCAGAAGTTGAAAAAGTAATTGGTTCAACCTATAAAGTTGCACAAATTCCTTTCGCAAATTTATTTAAAGCAGACAATAATAGTAATGGAGCTCAGGAAGAAATTATTTTTCCGATAGCTTTTGATGGGATCAGAACAAGAACTTATGGAGGCACTACATTCCTTGTTCATGCCAACTGCACCAATGAAGTAGGAGTAAATTTGGGTATTGATTTTGGATGGCAGGGATATAGAGTAAGACAGGAGTTTATGGAATCGGTAGGCAATACAGATCCGAGAGTAATGAAAGTTACCGGAAATACTGATCCCGCTTCTATTTCTGATTATTTGAAATTTGAACAGGGGACAAAACTTATTAAATTTTCCAATAAAACCTCCACAGGATCCAATGGAAGTGATGCTAATTTTGTAGATGCAGATTTTCCTTTATTTAGAATGGCGGATGCTTATCTAATGTATGCCGAACTTGCTGTAGTAAACGGAAAAGGAAGTATAGGTTCTGCTTTGAACTATATTAATATACTAAGGACCAGAGCTGGAGCTCCTGTTGTTCTGCAGTCTGCTTTAACTCCGGATTTTATATTGAATGAAAGAGGGAGAGAACTTTATTGGGAAGGGTACAGACGTCAGGATCTTATCCGTTTCGGAAAATTTGTTTCCGGATATACATGGCAGTGGAAAGGAGGAAGTATGAACGGGTCAGACCTTACCGGTAATAAATTGCTTTTCCCTATACCTAACAAGTATCTTAACTTGAACAGTAATCTTTCTCAGAATCCTGGATACTAA
- a CDS encoding SusC/RagA family TonB-linked outer membrane protein, which yields MKNFTTVLKIAPAFLLASTVMHAQTKDSIPQEKKIEEVVLIGYGKQKKTDLTGSITALSTADFNKGAVTTAEGLINGRSSGLVITQSGTPGNEATIRIRGGSSLNASNDPLLVVDGLPLDGVSLSTINPNDIESFSILKDAASTAIYGSRGSNGVILITTKKGSKRLRVSLNTFTTVNTLAKKIKVYSGDEFRGIINQFAPEKAGKLGTANTDWQNEIFRTSVTSDINASVSGSLFGKVPARFSVDNMDNSGLLITSRYRRTTANISLSPSFFDDHLKFNITGTYSYTFQNKGNEDAIKNALSYDPTKSVYDENSPFGGYTEWTRYDAENGQQVLKAYGVSNPVSMLRNKHDVQNFKRFFGNINMDYKFHFLPELRLIVNAGLDSKELDGHVTTNKYSRNGYYSVKNVFGFYGEDSYSDESILNKNANVQFNYTKSFGKFNLEAMGGYEYQNYHKVSSASGNTLLYTLDPTNNFYNPDSKPDVNLQAFFGRLNLGFANKYLLTINYRRDGSSRFSKDNRWGDFGGLAAAWKISEESFLKGNSSISDLKLRASVGKTGQQDIGIYRYDYFKTYNVSSTLYYQFGNQFYEIAKANGYNQNLKWEESLKYNVGLDFGFLNNRVKGTLDFYLANTKDLLSIVPEGPLENLRIIGPKNIGKLQSKGIDLGLDIKAIQKENFTLNFNYNLSYNKINIQQLEVNGIDKGGVGLGGFVQTFREGYSPYAFWVYQQVYDKSGMPVEGAYVDRNGDGVITSADKYNYKKPQADVTMGLMTNVTVGKNWDFSMAWRASIGNYIYDQISADRAHLGNINNTVDNTINNAPVDFNSTHFITANKMSDYYLKNGSFLKLDNVTAGYTFNKFIGENASLRMYVAAQNVLVITKYKNLDPEIFNNGVDNSIYPRARMFTLGVSVNF from the coding sequence GTGAAGAATTTTACAACGGTATTAAAAATAGCGCCTGCTTTTTTACTGGCAAGTACAGTAATGCACGCGCAGACCAAGGACTCTATTCCTCAGGAAAAAAAAATAGAGGAAGTTGTATTGATTGGATATGGTAAACAGAAGAAAACTGACCTGACTGGATCTATTACAGCTTTGAGTACTGCAGATTTTAACAAAGGTGCTGTAACTACCGCCGAGGGACTCATCAATGGTAGATCTTCTGGGTTAGTGATTACTCAATCCGGAACTCCAGGAAATGAGGCTACTATCAGAATCAGAGGAGGTTCATCACTGAATGCCAGTAATGATCCCCTATTGGTTGTAGATGGCTTGCCTTTGGATGGAGTATCATTGTCCACCATTAACCCGAATGATATTGAATCATTTTCTATCCTAAAAGATGCTGCTTCCACGGCAATTTATGGTTCACGAGGGTCTAATGGAGTAATTTTAATTACTACAAAAAAAGGAAGTAAAAGACTTAGAGTGTCTTTAAATACATTCACCACGGTTAATACTTTAGCGAAAAAGATTAAAGTTTACTCGGGAGATGAATTCAGAGGCATCATTAATCAGTTTGCTCCTGAAAAGGCAGGTAAATTGGGTACAGCGAATACAGATTGGCAGAATGAAATATTTAGAACTTCTGTGACTTCTGATATCAATGCTTCAGTATCTGGTAGCTTATTTGGTAAAGTTCCGGCTCGTTTCTCTGTAGATAATATGGATAATTCAGGGCTATTGATAACGTCCAGATATAGAAGAACAACGGCAAATATTTCATTAAGCCCAAGTTTCTTTGACGATCATTTAAAATTTAATATTACCGGAACTTATTCTTATACTTTCCAAAATAAAGGAAATGAAGATGCTATAAAAAATGCACTTTCATATGATCCTACAAAATCTGTATATGATGAGAATTCTCCTTTCGGAGGATATACTGAATGGACCAGATATGATGCTGAAAACGGACAGCAAGTGTTGAAAGCTTATGGAGTCTCCAATCCTGTGAGTATGCTTAGAAACAAGCATGATGTTCAGAATTTCAAAAGATTTTTTGGAAACATCAATATGGATTATAAATTCCATTTCCTTCCCGAATTAAGATTGATTGTAAACGCAGGTTTAGATAGTAAAGAATTGGACGGACATGTGACTACCAATAAATACTCAAGAAACGGATATTATTCTGTTAAAAATGTTTTTGGTTTCTATGGAGAAGACTCTTATTCTGATGAAAGCATCTTAAATAAAAATGCGAATGTCCAGTTTAATTATACCAAATCCTTTGGTAAATTTAATTTAGAGGCCATGGGGGGATATGAATATCAAAATTACCATAAAGTAAGTTCAGCCTCCGGAAATACTTTGCTTTATACTTTAGACCCAACAAATAATTTTTATAATCCAGATTCTAAACCTGATGTAAATCTTCAGGCTTTCTTTGGAAGATTGAATTTAGGTTTTGCCAATAAATATTTGCTTACTATTAATTATAGAAGAGATGGATCATCCCGATTTAGTAAAGATAACAGATGGGGTGATTTCGGAGGACTTGCTGCTGCATGGAAGATTTCCGAAGAAAGTTTCTTAAAAGGAAATAGTAGTATTTCAGACTTAAAACTAAGAGCCAGTGTAGGTAAGACAGGTCAACAGGATATCGGTATCTACAGATATGATTATTTCAAGACTTATAATGTTTCATCCACGTTATACTATCAGTTTGGTAACCAGTTTTATGAGATCGCAAAAGCAAATGGATATAACCAAAACTTAAAGTGGGAGGAAAGTTTAAAATATAATGTAGGATTGGATTTTGGATTTTTAAATAACAGAGTTAAAGGTACTTTGGATTTTTATCTTGCAAATACAAAAGACCTTTTGTCAATTGTGCCTGAGGGGCCACTTGAAAACCTGAGAATCATCGGTCCTAAAAATATTGGTAAACTTCAGTCCAAGGGGATTGATCTTGGATTAGATATAAAGGCAATACAAAAAGAGAACTTTACATTAAATTTCAACTATAACTTATCATATAATAAAATTAATATTCAACAGCTTGAAGTTAATGGGATTGACAAAGGTGGTGTTGGTTTAGGTGGATTTGTACAGACCTTTAGAGAGGGCTATTCTCCATATGCATTTTGGGTATATCAACAAGTTTACGATAAAAGTGGCATGCCTGTAGAGGGAGCTTATGTAGACAGAAATGGTGACGGGGTAATTACTTCCGCAGATAAGTATAATTATAAAAAACCTCAGGCTGATGTTACGATGGGGCTAATGACCAATGTAACAGTAGGAAAGAACTGGGATTTCTCCATGGCTTGGAGAGCAAGTATTGGAAACTACATCTATGATCAGATCTCTGCAGACAGAGCACACTTGGGAAATATTAATAATACGGTAGATAATACAATTAATAATGCACCTGTAGATTTCAATTCAACACATTTTATAACTGCTAATAAAATGTCCGATTACTATCTTAAAAACGGAAGTTTTCTGAAGCTTGATAACGTTACAGCAGGATATACATTCAATAAATTTATCGGAGAGAATGCTTCTCTGAGAATGTATGTTGCAGCGCAGAACGTTTTGGTCATCACCAAATACAAAAACCTGGATCCTGAAATATTCAATAATGGAGTCGATAATTCGATTTATCCGAGAGCAAGGATGTTCACTTTAGGTGTTAGTGTTAACTTTTAA